Proteins from a single region of Belliella baltica DSM 15883:
- the cas9 gene encoding type II CRISPR RNA-guided endonuclease Cas9 (Cas9, originally named Csn1, is the large, multifunctional signature protein of type II CRISPR/Cas systems. It is well known even to general audiences because its RNA-guided endonuclease activity has made it a popular tool for custom editing of eukaryotic genomes.) gives MKKILGLDLGTTSIGWAFIKEPEKDVVGSEIVDMGVRIVPLSSDEENDFAKGNTISINADRTLKRGARRNLQRFKQRRNALLEIFKEKKLISTNFKYAEDGPSSTFSTLNLRAKAAKEKIELQDLVKVLLQINKKRGYKSSRKAKSEEDDGSAIDSMGIAKELYENDLTPGQWVYEALQKGRKNVPDFYRSDLQEEFKKIVNYQSEFFPDIFNASFVEDWMGKASTPTKQYFNKKGVQLAENKGKREERRLQEYKWRAEAVNFKIDLSEIALILSQINSQISNSSGYLGAISDRSKELYFKNLTVGQYLYQQIKKNPHTRLKGQVFYRQDYLDEFERIWSVQSSFYPQLNDALKREVRDITIFFQRRLKSQKHLISNCEFEDHHKVVPKSHPVFQEFRIWQNLNNLLLIKKDNLNEKFDLELESKIALANELAFKRELNVKDALKILGLKPNEWEFNFTKIEGNRTNQAFFDAFAKIIELEDGEPIDLGDLKADDILDQFSEAFLRIGIDTELLQVNSDIEGAEYEKQSYIQFWHLLYSSEDDQKLKLNLIRKFGFKPEHAKILASISLQDDHASLSSRAIKKILPHLQSGLIYDKACTYAGYNHSSSFTKDENEKRELRAELELLKKNSLRNPVVEKILNQMINVVNAILKDPELGRPDEIRVEMARELKANAEQRKNMTSNIASATRDHDKYREILKSEFGLKRVTKNDLLRYKLWLETDGISLYTGKPIEASKLFSKEYDIEHIIPKARLFDDSFSNKTICERQLNIDKANVTAFSFLQNKLSADEFEQYQSRVKSLYGKLSKAKIQKLLMANDKIPEDFIARQLQETRYISKKAKEILFEISRRVSVTTGTITDKLREDWGLVEIMKELNWEKYDKLGLTYTIEGKHGERLNKIKDWSKRNDHRHHAMDALTVALTKPAYIQYLNNLNAKGLNNKKGTEVFAIEQKYLKRENGKLCFIPPIENIRSEAKKHLSRILVSYKAKNKVVTINKNKTKSKAGLNEQIALTPRGQLHKETVYGKSFHYSTKFEKIGASFNVQKINTVAKKEEREALLKRLAENGNDPKKAFTGKNTLNKMPIYLDLGKNIKLSEKVKTVVLEQNYTIRKNIDPDLKVDKVIDVGIKRILESRLEEFGGNAKLAFSNLEENPIWLNKEKGISIKRVKISGVSNVESLHVKKDHFGEPILDQEGNEIPVDFVSTGNNHHVAIYEDENGNLQEEVVSFFEAVVRQNQGLPIIKKNHTLGWKFLFTLKQNEYFVFPSDDFVPADVDLMDEQNYHLISPNLFRVQKIARKNYVFNNHLETKAVDNDLLKSKKELSKITYHFYQTPEHLRGIIKIRINHLGKIIQIGEY, from the coding sequence ATGAAAAAGATTTTGGGATTGGATTTGGGGACTACTTCAATTGGTTGGGCTTTTATCAAAGAACCTGAAAAAGATGTGGTTGGAAGTGAAATTGTTGATATGGGAGTAAGGATAGTACCTCTCAGTTCTGATGAAGAAAATGACTTTGCTAAGGGGAATACTATATCAATTAATGCAGATAGGACTCTTAAAAGAGGAGCCAGAAGAAACTTACAACGATTCAAGCAAAGGAGAAATGCACTTCTTGAAATCTTTAAAGAAAAGAAATTAATTTCTACAAACTTCAAATATGCTGAGGATGGTCCATCTTCTACTTTTTCAACATTGAATCTAAGAGCTAAAGCAGCCAAAGAAAAAATTGAGCTCCAGGATTTAGTGAAAGTCCTATTACAAATCAATAAAAAAAGAGGCTATAAAAGTAGTAGAAAAGCAAAGTCAGAAGAAGATGATGGTTCTGCCATTGATAGTATGGGTATAGCTAAGGAGTTATATGAAAATGACCTAACTCCTGGACAGTGGGTCTATGAAGCTTTGCAAAAAGGAAGAAAGAATGTTCCTGATTTTTACAGATCTGATCTTCAGGAAGAATTTAAGAAAATTGTGAATTACCAATCTGAATTCTTTCCAGATATTTTTAATGCATCTTTTGTTGAAGATTGGATGGGAAAAGCTAGTACTCCTACAAAGCAATATTTCAATAAAAAAGGAGTTCAATTAGCCGAAAATAAAGGAAAACGGGAAGAAAGAAGATTACAAGAATATAAATGGAGAGCTGAAGCAGTAAACTTTAAAATAGATCTTTCGGAAATCGCATTAATTCTTTCCCAAATTAATTCTCAAATATCCAATTCCAGTGGCTATTTAGGTGCTATTAGTGATAGAAGTAAGGAGTTATACTTCAAAAATTTAACTGTTGGGCAATATCTGTATCAGCAAATCAAAAAGAATCCCCATACAAGATTGAAAGGACAGGTTTTTTATAGACAGGATTATTTGGATGAATTCGAAAGGATTTGGAGTGTACAGTCAAGTTTTTATCCTCAATTAAATGATGCATTAAAAAGGGAGGTTAGGGATATTACTATTTTCTTTCAGCGTCGGCTTAAATCTCAAAAACACCTTATTAGTAATTGTGAGTTTGAAGATCATCATAAAGTTGTACCTAAATCACATCCTGTCTTTCAAGAATTCAGAATATGGCAAAACCTGAACAATCTCCTTCTAATTAAGAAAGACAATCTTAATGAGAAATTTGATCTCGAACTGGAGAGTAAAATTGCTTTGGCTAATGAATTGGCTTTTAAGAGGGAGTTAAATGTAAAAGATGCCTTGAAAATTTTAGGCTTAAAGCCTAATGAATGGGAATTCAATTTTACAAAAATAGAAGGCAACCGTACCAACCAAGCTTTTTTTGATGCATTTGCAAAAATCATTGAATTAGAAGATGGTGAGCCAATAGATTTGGGTGATTTGAAAGCTGATGATATTTTGGATCAGTTTTCTGAAGCTTTTTTGAGAATTGGCATAGATACAGAATTACTTCAAGTAAATAGTGATATCGAGGGGGCAGAATATGAAAAACAGTCCTACATTCAATTTTGGCATTTATTATATAGCTCTGAGGATGATCAGAAATTAAAGCTAAATTTGATCAGAAAGTTTGGTTTCAAACCTGAACATGCAAAAATTTTGGCAAGTATTAGTCTTCAAGATGATCACGCTTCCTTAAGTAGTAGGGCAATAAAAAAAATATTACCACATCTTCAATCTGGGCTTATTTACGACAAGGCTTGTACCTATGCAGGATATAATCATTCTTCTTCATTTACAAAAGATGAAAATGAAAAGAGGGAGTTGAGAGCAGAGTTGGAATTATTAAAAAAGAATTCTTTAAGAAATCCTGTCGTAGAGAAGATTCTTAATCAGATGATAAATGTAGTAAATGCGATTTTAAAGGATCCAGAGCTAGGAAGACCTGATGAAATAAGAGTTGAAATGGCTCGAGAGCTAAAAGCAAATGCTGAACAAAGAAAAAATATGACTTCCAATATTGCGTCAGCAACTCGAGACCATGATAAATATAGAGAAATACTCAAAAGTGAATTTGGACTAAAAAGAGTTACTAAAAACGATTTGTTACGCTACAAGCTTTGGCTTGAAACAGATGGGATTTCTCTTTACACTGGTAAGCCAATTGAGGCCAGTAAACTTTTTTCCAAGGAATATGACATTGAGCATATTATTCCCAAAGCAAGGTTATTTGATGATTCTTTTTCGAACAAAACTATTTGTGAAAGACAGTTGAATATTGATAAAGCGAATGTTACTGCGTTTAGTTTTCTTCAAAATAAACTATCTGCTGATGAGTTTGAGCAATATCAATCTCGAGTGAAATCGCTTTACGGGAAATTGAGTAAGGCCAAAATACAAAAGCTTTTGATGGCCAATGATAAAATCCCAGAGGATTTTATTGCTAGACAGCTTCAAGAAACTCGATACATCAGCAAAAAGGCGAAGGAAATTCTCTTTGAGATTTCAAGGAGAGTTTCAGTTACTACAGGAACTATTACCGATAAACTAAGGGAAGATTGGGGATTGGTAGAGATTATGAAAGAGCTGAATTGGGAAAAGTACGATAAGTTAGGTTTGACCTATACAATTGAAGGGAAACATGGTGAAAGGTTAAATAAAATCAAAGATTGGAGTAAAAGGAATGATCACCGCCATCATGCGATGGATGCACTTACTGTTGCTTTAACAAAACCAGCATATATTCAATATCTCAATAATTTGAATGCTAAAGGATTAAATAATAAAAAAGGAACAGAGGTTTTCGCCATAGAACAAAAGTATCTTAAAAGAGAAAATGGGAAACTTTGTTTTATTCCTCCCATAGAAAATATTAGATCTGAGGCTAAAAAGCACCTTTCAAGGATCTTGGTTTCTTACAAGGCAAAAAATAAAGTTGTTACAATTAACAAGAATAAAACGAAGAGTAAAGCAGGTTTAAATGAACAAATTGCATTAACGCCAAGAGGTCAGCTTCATAAGGAGACAGTTTACGGGAAGTCCTTTCACTACAGTACAAAGTTTGAGAAAATCGGTGCTTCTTTCAATGTTCAGAAAATTAATACTGTTGCCAAGAAAGAAGAAAGAGAAGCCCTTTTGAAAAGGCTAGCTGAGAATGGGAATGACCCCAAAAAAGCATTTACTGGAAAAAATACCTTGAATAAAATGCCAATATATTTGGATCTGGGGAAAAATATCAAGCTATCTGAAAAAGTTAAAACTGTTGTGCTCGAGCAAAATTACACCATCAGAAAAAATATTGATCCGGATTTGAAGGTGGATAAAGTTATTGATGTTGGTATAAAAAGAATATTAGAAAGCCGATTGGAAGAGTTTGGAGGTAATGCTAAGCTTGCATTTTCAAATCTTGAAGAAAATCCTATCTGGCTAAACAAGGAGAAAGGTATTTCAATTAAAAGAGTCAAGATTTCAGGTGTTAGCAATGTAGAATCACTTCATGTGAAGAAAGATCATTTCGGAGAACCAATTCTTGATCAGGAAGGAAATGAAATACCAGTTGATTTTGTCAGTACAGGTAATAATCATCATGTTGCGATTTACGAGGATGAAAATGGAAATCTTCAAGAAGAGGTAGTTTCCTTTTTTGAGGCCGTTGTTAGGCAGAATCAAGGTTTACCAATTATCAAAAAAAACCACACTTTAGGATGGAAGTTCTTATTTACGCTGAAACAGAATGAGTACTTCGTTTTTCCTTCAGATGATTTTGTCCCTGCTGACGTAGACTTGATGGATGAGCAAAATTACCATTTGATTAGTCCAAATTTATTTAGAGTGCAGAAAATTGCTAGAAAGAATTATGTTTTTAACAATCATTTGGAAACTAAAGCAGTGGATAATGATCTGTTAAAGTCCAAGAAAGAGCTATCTAAGATTACCTATCATTTTTATCAAACACCAGAACATTTAAGGGGCATAATTAAAATTAGAATTAATCACCTTGGGAAAATTATTCAGATAGGAGAGTATTAG
- a CDS encoding peptidylprolyl isomerase yields MKIKAALTLICLMFLNCSFGQKTNPIGLIETSYGNIYIKLFEETPKHKASFISLAQSGYWDSLTFNRVIPNFVAQAGCPDTEEGFNDPEYLLEPEFVKGITHVYGAVGAGRDDNPGKLSARCQFYIVQNKNGLNRLDNDYTVFGQVIKGMNIVDKIVIQKTDADDEPLTDISMKISIVQMTNIEIEKLQEN; encoded by the coding sequence ATGAAAATAAAAGCAGCACTCACCCTAATCTGTTTGATGTTTCTTAATTGCTCCTTTGGTCAAAAAACCAATCCGATTGGATTGATTGAAACGAGTTATGGCAATATTTACATCAAACTATTTGAGGAAACACCGAAGCATAAGGCAAGTTTTATTTCTTTAGCACAAAGTGGTTATTGGGATTCATTGACCTTCAACCGAGTAATTCCAAATTTTGTCGCTCAAGCAGGTTGCCCAGATACTGAAGAAGGGTTCAATGACCCAGAATATCTCTTAGAACCAGAGTTTGTCAAAGGAATTACCCATGTCTATGGCGCCGTTGGTGCAGGAAGAGATGATAACCCTGGAAAACTATCTGCAAGATGTCAATTTTATATCGTTCAAAACAAAAATGGATTAAATAGATTAGATAATGATTACACTGTTTTTGGTCAAGTAATCAAAGGAATGAATATCGTAGATAAAATCGTAATTCAAAAAACGGATGCTGATGATGAGCCTCTTACTGACATTTCAATGAAAATTAGTATAGTTCAAATGACAAATATTGAAATTGAAAAACTTCAAGAAAACTAA
- a CDS encoding vWA domain-containing protein, with the protein MIWAYPDGSLLTWLAVIFILLYTIYLYRFYLINRKLQVKKHRIFIKVMLRTSYFVLFLIALSGPSVGTSMKEIKEEGKDIFIAIDLSQSMNATDIGPSRLQRVKFELKNLTKSFAGDRIGLIIFSSEAFVQCPLTFDQNVLQLHIDGLNTGLVPSQGTDINAPLQMALSKFQTDERPETNSRSVILVSDGEDFGDNFRPIIDELTNSGIKVFSLGVGTSQGSTIPRGNNLIIDPKTNQPAITKLETTNLKFLAAQTEGAYFELSDENQEIPDLIAAIEREEGAVTGSRMVEASANKYFYFLIIGLCLAFIDMIFPLRTINL; encoded by the coding sequence ATGATTTGGGCATATCCGGACGGAAGTTTATTAACATGGTTGGCAGTGATTTTTATATTGCTTTACACCATTTATTTATATCGATTTTATCTCATCAACAGAAAACTACAGGTGAAAAAGCATCGCATTTTCATAAAAGTGATGTTGCGTACTTCTTACTTTGTACTTTTTTTGATCGCGCTCTCAGGACCTTCTGTTGGTACCTCGATGAAAGAAATCAAAGAAGAAGGAAAAGACATTTTTATAGCGATCGATTTATCTCAGTCAATGAATGCTACAGATATCGGCCCATCTAGATTGCAGAGAGTGAAATTCGAATTGAAAAATCTAACAAAGAGTTTTGCCGGAGATAGGATCGGATTGATTATTTTCAGTTCTGAAGCATTTGTACAATGTCCCCTTACCTTTGATCAAAATGTATTGCAGCTCCATATCGATGGGCTGAATACAGGACTTGTACCTAGTCAGGGAACAGATATCAATGCGCCTTTACAGATGGCTTTGAGTAAATTTCAAACCGACGAAAGGCCAGAAACCAATAGCAGGTCTGTTATATTGGTTTCTGATGGAGAAGATTTTGGTGATAATTTCCGTCCAATCATCGATGAACTTACCAATTCAGGAATCAAAGTTTTTAGTTTAGGAGTAGGTACTTCACAAGGTTCCACAATTCCTAGAGGAAATAACCTAATCATCGATCCAAAAACTAATCAACCCGCTATCACGAAATTAGAGACAACAAATTTGAAATTCTTGGCAGCACAAACCGAAGGGGCTTACTTTGAACTGAGTGATGAAAATCAAGAAATTCCTGATTTAATTGCTGCTATTGAAAGAGAAGAAGGTGCTGTCACAGGAAGTAGAATGGTTGAAGCCTCAGCAAACAAATACTTCTATTTCCTTATTATTGGTTTATGTCTGGCATTTATTGACATGATTTTCCCATTACGAACTATCAACTTGTAA
- a CDS encoding acetyl-CoA C-acyltransferase, with amino-acid sequence MKEVYIVSAVRTPLGSFGGKLSGLSATELGSIAIKGALTKAGLDPKEVEEVIMGNVISANLGQAPARQAAIGAGIGYNVPCTTVNKVCSSGMKAVMFAAQSIMTGQNDVVVAGGMESMSNVPFYVPKARFGYKYGNAEFVDGLVKDGLFEVYYKFPMGNCADNTAKEMKISREEQDAYAIQSYTRSAEAWKNGSFKEEVVPVELTGRKGEKIVIDEDEEFKNVMFDKIPSLRPVFDKEGTVTAANASTMNDGASAILLMSKEKVQELDLTPIAKIRGFADAAQDPLWFTTAPALAIPKAIKNAGLTENDVDFYEINEAFSAVAIANQKQLNLDNDKLNVFGGAVSLGHPLGASGARIIATLNSVLTQKKGKIGVAGICNGGGGASAIVIEKL; translated from the coding sequence ATGAAAGAAGTATATATCGTATCAGCAGTAAGGACACCGCTAGGAAGTTTTGGAGGGAAATTATCAGGACTATCAGCAACGGAACTAGGAAGTATTGCAATTAAAGGTGCCTTGACAAAAGCTGGTCTTGACCCGAAAGAAGTGGAAGAGGTAATTATGGGGAATGTCATCTCCGCCAATCTTGGGCAAGCCCCTGCCCGTCAAGCAGCAATCGGTGCAGGCATTGGGTATAACGTACCTTGTACAACTGTGAATAAAGTTTGCTCCTCGGGGATGAAAGCAGTAATGTTCGCTGCACAATCTATCATGACAGGACAAAATGACGTTGTGGTAGCTGGCGGGATGGAAAGCATGTCTAACGTGCCATTTTATGTTCCTAAAGCTCGATTTGGATACAAGTATGGTAATGCGGAATTTGTAGATGGATTGGTAAAAGATGGTCTTTTTGAAGTTTATTATAAATTTCCGATGGGAAATTGTGCTGATAACACAGCCAAAGAAATGAAGATATCACGAGAGGAGCAAGATGCCTATGCCATACAATCTTACACTCGATCTGCTGAAGCGTGGAAAAATGGCTCATTCAAAGAAGAAGTTGTTCCTGTGGAATTGACAGGACGAAAAGGTGAGAAAATCGTAATCGACGAGGATGAAGAATTCAAAAATGTAATGTTTGATAAGATTCCTTCTTTAAGACCTGTTTTTGATAAAGAGGGAACTGTAACTGCTGCTAATGCTTCAACCATGAATGATGGAGCTTCTGCCATTCTTTTGATGAGCAAAGAGAAAGTTCAGGAGCTAGACTTGACTCCAATTGCAAAAATTAGAGGCTTTGCAGATGCTGCTCAAGATCCACTTTGGTTTACCACAGCCCCGGCCCTAGCCATACCAAAGGCAATCAAAAATGCTGGATTAACCGAAAATGATGTTGATTTTTACGAAATCAACGAAGCCTTCTCAGCTGTAGCGATTGCAAACCAAAAGCAATTAAATCTCGATAATGATAAATTGAATGTTTTTGGCGGTGCTGTTTCACTAGGGCATCCACTTGGAGCATCAGGAGCTAGAATCATTGCTACCTTGAACAGTGTTTTGACCCAGAAAAAAGGAAAAATCGGCGTTGCTGGCATTTGTAACGGAGGTGGTGGTGCTTCTGCAATCGTAATAGAGAAATTATAA
- a CDS encoding toxin-antitoxin system YwqK family antitoxin: MRIYIGLYFIAIIFISTNLFAQDQISKTYYDAQQLKVKEIISQINGIKNGLYQLYYESGSLALEGTFSNGKREGIFVDYFPDTKDTLRTTNYKNDRKEGPSISYFEDGNISQMVNYSNNQINGELISYFPSGKVRQKATFINNKPDGLTLVYDEFENLIEKKTYENGVLEGYQEHFYSNEQLESKTYYKKGQFHGEQIAYHENGQIKSQINFKKGYQHGDFKYFHPDGQIAKTGKYRNGDPEGEFKSFYPNGQTQEIAQYKKGLAEGIFVIYYESGQIQEKTFHDRYNEVIKTISYFETGEVFKEVNFEQGREHGMTLIFYQNGKLREELPYRRGKIHGIQKIYTENGEIVLERFFNEGKVTGVTDRRKKENDNN; the protein is encoded by the coding sequence ATGCGCATCTATATCGGTCTGTATTTCATAGCAATCATTTTTATATCAACCAACTTATTTGCTCAAGATCAAATATCTAAGACCTATTACGACGCTCAGCAGCTCAAGGTGAAAGAAATCATCTCACAGATCAATGGTATTAAAAATGGTCTGTATCAATTGTATTATGAAAGCGGTAGTTTGGCCTTAGAAGGAACCTTTTCGAATGGAAAACGAGAAGGGATTTTTGTAGATTATTTCCCTGATACAAAAGACACATTGCGTACCACTAATTATAAAAATGACAGAAAAGAAGGTCCTTCAATCTCCTATTTTGAAGATGGAAACATTTCCCAAATGGTCAACTATTCCAATAATCAGATTAATGGAGAATTGATTTCCTATTTTCCTTCCGGTAAAGTGAGGCAGAAAGCTACATTTATCAACAATAAACCTGATGGATTGACTTTAGTCTATGACGAATTTGAAAATCTCATAGAAAAGAAAACTTATGAAAATGGAGTTTTAGAAGGGTATCAAGAACATTTTTATTCAAATGAACAGTTAGAGTCCAAAACCTATTATAAAAAAGGTCAATTTCATGGTGAGCAAATAGCATATCATGAAAATGGGCAGATCAAGTCACAAATTAATTTTAAAAAAGGTTATCAGCACGGAGACTTTAAGTATTTTCATCCTGATGGTCAAATTGCTAAGACTGGAAAATATAGAAATGGCGACCCTGAAGGAGAATTCAAAAGCTTCTACCCCAATGGGCAAACCCAAGAAATTGCCCAATATAAAAAAGGATTAGCTGAAGGAATATTTGTCATTTATTATGAATCAGGACAGATTCAAGAGAAAACTTTTCACGATAGATACAACGAAGTAATAAAAACAATAAGCTATTTCGAAACAGGTGAAGTTTTTAAAGAAGTGAATTTCGAGCAAGGAAGAGAACATGGAATGACTTTGATATTTTATCAAAATGGAAAACTCAGAGAAGAACTTCCTTATCGAAGAGGAAAAATCCATGGCATTCAAAAGATTTACACAGAAAATGGGGAGATCGTGCTAGAAAGGTTTTTCAATGAAGGCAAAGTAACAGGAGTAACTGACCGCAGAAAAAAAGAAAATGACAATAATTAG